The proteins below are encoded in one region of Neoasaia chiangmaiensis:
- a CDS encoding DNA methyltransferase: MTSYTNTATDFRNAILNGDSVQLMRALPRNAVDFILTDPPYLVNYQGRDGRKVRNDDNARWLRPAFNQMHRVLKWGGFAVSFYGWNRIDLFADAWKAAGFRMVGHIVFRKSYSSSSRFLRYEHESAYLLAKGNVTPPAKPIPDVIDMPYSGNKLHPTQKPVASLLPLVEAFCPVGGLVLDPFAGSGSSLVAAQRLGRDWLGMELDPDHAATATRRLAWHGTGRAAA; the protein is encoded by the coding sequence ATGACCAGCTACACCAACACAGCGACCGATTTCCGCAATGCCATCCTCAACGGGGACAGCGTGCAGTTGATGCGCGCACTTCCCCGTAATGCGGTGGATTTCATCCTGACAGACCCGCCCTATCTGGTGAACTATCAAGGCAGGGATGGCCGGAAGGTTCGCAATGATGACAATGCGCGCTGGCTTCGTCCCGCTTTCAACCAGATGCACCGTGTCCTGAAATGGGGTGGGTTTGCCGTCAGCTTCTACGGATGGAACCGGATAGACTTATTCGCCGATGCCTGGAAGGCGGCCGGGTTCCGTATGGTCGGGCATATCGTTTTTCGCAAATCCTATTCATCCTCTTCCCGTTTTCTTCGGTATGAACACGAAAGTGCCTACCTGCTGGCCAAGGGGAACGTGACGCCGCCCGCGAAGCCCATCCCGGACGTGATCGACATGCCCTATTCGGGCAACAAACTGCACCCGACACAAAAGCCGGTGGCTTCACTCCTGCCCCTGGTGGAAGCCTTCTGCCCGGTGGGCGGTCTGGTTCTGGACCCGTTCGCGGGTTCGGGTTCGTCGCTGGTGGCGGCCCAGCGTCTTGGCCGCGACTGGCTGGGCATGGAACTGGACCCGGATCACGCCGCGACGGCAACCCGTCGGCTGGCCTGGCACGGGACGGGGAGGGCGGCGGCGTAG
- a CDS encoding DUF736 domain-containing protein has protein sequence MSQIGFFTRTSDGFAGRVRTLSLDAELTFVPAENSGAEHAPDYRIHLGDGESGPELGAGWKRTGERAGEYISIVLDDPSFTQPIRATLFQAGRGGREWQLVWNRPLRRPGGRE, from the coding sequence ATGAGCCAGATCGGATTTTTCACGCGCACGTCGGATGGTTTCGCCGGACGTGTGCGCACCCTGTCGCTGGACGCCGAACTGACCTTCGTGCCAGCGGAAAACAGCGGCGCGGAGCATGCACCCGATTACCGCATCCATCTCGGGGATGGAGAGTCCGGACCCGAACTGGGAGCGGGATGGAAACGCACCGGGGAACGTGCCGGCGAATACATTTCTATCGTGCTGGATGATCCCTCTTTCACGCAGCCAATCCGCGCCACGCTGTTCCAGGCCGGGCGCGGCGGGCGTGAGTGGCAACTCGTGTGGAACCGGCCTTTGAGACGTCCCGGAGGGCGGGAATGA
- a CDS encoding lytic transglycosylase domain-containing protein, with protein MSRRFFLSAGVLAVLALPLSPTIVRAQDFDDLVRQAAEQNAIPATWVRAVLRAESAGDPHAVSGAGAMGLMQLMPGTWKDVRRALNLGADPFDPHDNIAAGAAYLRWLHDRYGDAGFLAAYNAGPGRYDDHLATGRPLPAETVSYVEFVTRLMKNRSSDIHLPVSFLSFPTRSWVTAALFVSGYPDAFRAPMARHVAAPDNLFAGHAGERSGMVPLRGSDQVQ; from the coding sequence ATGAGCCGCCGGTTTTTCCTGTCCGCTGGCGTGCTGGCCGTGCTAGCGCTGCCGCTCTCGCCGACCATTGTCCGGGCGCAGGATTTTGACGATCTCGTGCGGCAGGCAGCGGAGCAAAACGCGATCCCGGCGACATGGGTGCGGGCGGTCCTTCGGGCTGAAAGCGCTGGCGATCCGCACGCGGTTTCCGGTGCCGGTGCGATGGGCCTGATGCAACTCATGCCGGGCACATGGAAGGATGTCCGGCGCGCGCTCAATCTGGGCGCCGATCCCTTCGATCCGCATGACAATATCGCGGCAGGGGCAGCCTATCTGCGATGGCTGCACGACCGCTATGGCGATGCGGGTTTTCTCGCCGCCTACAATGCCGGTCCCGGTCGCTATGACGACCATCTGGCGACCGGCCGGCCATTGCCTGCCGAGACGGTTTCCTACGTGGAATTCGTCACACGGCTGATGAAAAACCGATCGTCTGACATTCATCTGCCCGTTTCCTTTTTGTCCTTTCCAACTCGCTCCTGGGTGACGGCCGCGCTCTTCGTTTCAGGCTATCCCGATGCGTTTCGAGCACCCATGGCACGTCATGTCGCTGCTCCCGACAACCTCTTCGCAGGACATGCCGGGGAGAGGTCCGGCATGGTCCCGCTGAGGGGATCGGATCAGGTCCAGTGA
- a CDS encoding relaxase/mobilization nuclease domain-containing protein — protein sequence MNRDEKFLVRPGRIRSTRARQARPFVTQVLASVQRAGGRVSRAGKISSGGRSIFGRGRAAAHAANRLLTSRSRGVVIKARVVRHAPRATPLAAHLRYLRREGVTRDGEDARLFGKDSDDIRASDFADRCDGDRHHFRFIVSPEDAPEMSDLRTFARDLMGQMETDLGTKLDWVAVDHWNTAHPHLHVIVRGVAEDGSDLVIARDYIREGMRARAQDLVTLELGPRTDRDIHQAVERQVNADRWTQLDRQLQKDAGEDGVINLGRAPGETPDAFATVKLGRLRRLETMGLAHQVGPDRWRMDEGAEATLREVSERNDIIKRIHRGLAEQKIDRAASSWVLAGEGTTEPVIGRLVDRGLDDELRGTAYAVIDGIDGRTHHVRLPHVEAAGDGAAGSIVELRHFTDKQGRNRSALAVRSDVTLEQQVTAEGATWLDRQAIAREPPALASTGFGADVKEAMEKRTDHVVEQGLASRDGGSVRYARNLIATLRQRELDALVRNLAGKSGMPFRGSGEGDPVTGIYRQRFNLASGRFAMIDDGLGFELVPWSPSLEKQRGREVSGIIRGDGGIDWSFARKRGLGL from the coding sequence ATGAACAGGGACGAAAAATTCCTGGTCCGGCCAGGGCGTATCCGCTCCACCCGCGCCCGGCAGGCGCGACCCTTCGTGACGCAGGTGCTGGCCTCCGTGCAGCGGGCCGGCGGCAGGGTGTCCCGGGCTGGGAAAATCAGCTCGGGTGGGCGGTCCATCTTCGGGCGCGGCCGGGCCGCCGCTCATGCTGCTAATCGCCTTCTGACCAGCCGTTCGCGGGGCGTTGTCATCAAGGCCCGCGTCGTGCGCCATGCCCCGCGCGCGACACCACTGGCGGCGCATCTTCGCTATCTCCGCCGGGAAGGGGTAACGCGGGACGGAGAGGATGCGCGCCTGTTCGGGAAGGACAGTGACGACATCCGCGCCTCGGACTTCGCGGATCGCTGCGATGGCGACCGCCACCATTTCCGCTTCATCGTCTCGCCCGAGGACGCGCCGGAGATGTCGGACCTGCGGACCTTCGCCCGCGATCTGATGGGGCAGATGGAAACCGATCTCGGCACGAAACTCGACTGGGTTGCCGTCGATCACTGGAACACCGCACACCCCCATTTGCACGTCATCGTTCGGGGTGTCGCGGAGGACGGTTCCGACCTGGTGATCGCGCGGGATTATATTCGCGAGGGGATGCGCGCCCGTGCCCAGGATCTGGTGACGCTGGAACTCGGGCCACGCACCGATCGCGATATTCATCAGGCGGTCGAGCGGCAGGTGAACGCCGACCGCTGGACCCAGCTTGACCGTCAGCTTCAGAAGGACGCGGGAGAGGATGGCGTCATCAATCTCGGGCGCGCGCCGGGCGAAACACCGGACGCCTTCGCGACAGTGAAGCTGGGGCGCCTGCGCCGTCTGGAGACCATGGGGCTGGCGCACCAGGTCGGGCCAGATCGCTGGCGGATGGACGAAGGTGCGGAGGCGACGCTGCGGGAGGTCAGCGAGCGCAACGACATCATCAAGAGGATCCACCGGGGCCTAGCGGAACAGAAGATCGACCGCGCCGCATCTTCCTGGGTGCTGGCGGGGGAGGGCACCACCGAACCCGTTATCGGCCGGCTGGTCGATCGTGGTCTGGATGACGAGCTGCGCGGTACGGCCTATGCGGTCATCGACGGGATCGACGGACGGACGCACCATGTCCGCCTGCCGCACGTCGAAGCCGCCGGTGACGGAGCAGCCGGTTCCATCGTGGAATTGCGACATTTTACCGATAAACAGGGCCGTAACCGTTCTGCGCTGGCCGTGCGCTCGGACGTCACGCTGGAGCAGCAGGTGACGGCGGAGGGCGCGACCTGGCTTGACCGGCAGGCCATCGCGCGGGAGCCTCCTGCTCTGGCGTCCACCGGGTTCGGCGCCGATGTCAAAGAGGCGATGGAAAAACGCACGGATCATGTGGTGGAGCAGGGTCTGGCCAGTCGTGACGGCGGGAGCGTCCGCTACGCCCGGAACCTGATCGCCACGCTGCGCCAGCGGGAGCTGGACGCGCTGGTTCGGAACCTCGCCGGGAAGTCGGGGATGCCGTTCCGGGGGAGCGGGGAGGGCGATCCCGTTACCGGCATCTACCGTCAGCGTTTCAACCTGGCGTCGGGCCGGTTTGCCATGATCGACGACGGGCTGGGATTTGAGCTGGTGCCATGGTCGCCGTCGCTGGAAAAACAGCGAGGGCGGGAGGTATCGGGAATCATACGCGGCGACGGAGGGATCGATTGGTCGTTCGCGCGCAAGCGGGGACTTGGATTGTGA
- a CDS encoding abortive infection family protein, which yields MTNKFSPFVIKALVDTITGGAGNDNTPPIGVYRSGPQIEQFFLNCGLDMRIGASSRVPATTDFLRRVANHPDGNAEVYLTRIIEQVCDPRTYLEHPDRATAVREHLNKALGADQLAVVIVGGKAVLTERQGAGGIVEPFIKKVATLDFDTVQMEIARALPNLESDPEDAVTAACSLIEAVCRSILVELALPLPPKKDIDGLIRAVQIPLGLSPGRTDLPSEIEADIRQTLSGLTSVAKGIGALRTHGGDAHGREKGFRRIDARIARLAINAASSLALFLIETWERQEHRTLPQHAEHL from the coding sequence ATGACCAACAAGTTCTCTCCGTTTGTCATCAAAGCCTTGGTCGACACAATCACGGGTGGTGCTGGAAACGATAATACACCCCCAATCGGGGTCTATCGCTCAGGCCCCCAAATCGAGCAGTTCTTTCTCAACTGTGGCCTCGACATGCGTATTGGCGCGAGTTCGCGCGTCCCGGCCACAACTGACTTCCTCCGCAGGGTCGCCAACCACCCTGATGGTAACGCTGAGGTCTATCTCACCCGGATTATCGAACAGGTCTGTGACCCCCGCACCTATCTGGAGCATCCTGACAGAGCGACCGCTGTACGCGAGCATCTCAACAAGGCTCTTGGAGCTGACCAGTTGGCCGTCGTTATCGTCGGCGGGAAGGCTGTTCTGACAGAGCGTCAGGGAGCCGGCGGAATTGTCGAACCATTTATCAAGAAAGTGGCCACGCTGGATTTCGACACGGTCCAGATGGAAATCGCACGGGCTCTCCCCAATCTGGAAAGCGATCCGGAAGATGCGGTTACAGCGGCCTGTTCCCTGATTGAGGCGGTGTGCCGTTCGATCCTCGTGGAACTTGCCCTGCCACTGCCGCCCAAAAAGGATATTGATGGGCTGATCCGCGCTGTGCAGATACCACTTGGCCTATCTCCTGGGCGTACCGATCTCCCGTCGGAAATAGAAGCGGACATCCGTCAGACGCTCAGTGGTCTCACCTCCGTTGCCAAAGGCATTGGCGCATTACGAACGCACGGTGGAGATGCGCATGGTCGCGAAAAAGGTTTCCGGCGCATTGACGCGCGGATTGCTCGGCTTGCCATCAATGCGGCGAGTTCGTTGGCACTGTTCCTGATCGAAACCTGGGAACGCCAGGAACATCGCACCCTGCCCCAACATGCTGAGCATCTCTGA
- a CDS encoding conjugal transfer protein TraG, protein MDQPGTRIQWGQALVVLSMIVLSWWTATQWTAWELAFQPELGPPWFTVLHRWPVYAPPLFFWWWYEFDAYAPAIFARGAWIAGSGGVLAFAAAVALSVHRAREAKRAATYGSARWAEDAEIRAAGLLGEDGVVLGKYRRDYLRHDGPEHVLTFAPTRTGKGVGMVIPTLLTWPGSAIIHDIKGENWQITAGFRNRFGRVLLFDPTNPASSAYNPLLEVRRGASEVRDVQNIADILVDPEGSLERRNHWEKTSHALLVGAILHVLYAEDDKTLAGVAKFLSDPKRSIEATLSAMMRTPHLGKAGPHPVVASAARELLNKSDNERSGVLSTAMSFLGLYRDPVVASVTSRCEWRIGDLLEGEQPVSLYFVIPPSDISRTKPLIRLILNQIGRRLTEDLSGREGRRRLLLMLDEFPALGRLDFFESALAFMAGYGIKAFLIAQSLNQIDKAYGQNNSILDNCHVRVSFATNDERTAKRVSDGLGVATEIRSQKNYAGHRLSPWLGHLMVSRQESARPLMTVGEVMQLPARDEVVMVAGCPPIRARKARYFRDRRFVERILPPPDPVQLPRPVRPDDWRDRPSPVTPPPEQTGSPAAPDKPGDADSDESLGTGRKWSREHDPADIGKHRKPTAPDLFGEEPPPDPEARDRADLTRIARQAGLDRGNDLGL, encoded by the coding sequence ATGGACCAGCCGGGAACACGTATCCAGTGGGGACAGGCGCTCGTGGTCCTGTCCATGATCGTGCTGTCCTGGTGGACGGCGACACAATGGACGGCCTGGGAGCTTGCGTTCCAGCCGGAACTCGGTCCGCCATGGTTCACGGTCCTGCATCGCTGGCCGGTCTATGCCCCGCCGCTGTTCTTCTGGTGGTGGTACGAGTTCGACGCCTATGCGCCGGCGATCTTCGCGCGCGGCGCCTGGATCGCGGGCTCCGGCGGTGTGCTGGCTTTTGCCGCCGCAGTGGCGCTGTCCGTCCATCGCGCCCGTGAAGCGAAGCGCGCCGCGACCTATGGCTCCGCCCGCTGGGCCGAGGATGCGGAAATCCGCGCGGCCGGATTGCTGGGCGAGGATGGCGTGGTGCTGGGCAAATACCGCCGCGACTATCTCCGGCATGACGGTCCCGAGCATGTCCTGACCTTCGCGCCGACGCGCACCGGCAAGGGGGTGGGTATGGTGATCCCCACACTCCTGACCTGGCCGGGGTCGGCCATCATCCATGACATCAAGGGGGAGAACTGGCAGATCACCGCCGGTTTCCGGAATCGCTTCGGGCGGGTGCTGCTGTTCGATCCTACCAATCCAGCATCCTCGGCCTATAATCCGCTGCTAGAGGTGCGGCGCGGGGCGTCGGAAGTTCGCGACGTGCAGAACATCGCCGACATCCTGGTCGATCCCGAAGGCTCGCTGGAGCGGCGCAATCACTGGGAGAAAACCTCCCATGCCCTGCTGGTTGGCGCGATCCTGCATGTGCTCTACGCCGAGGACGATAAGACCCTCGCCGGCGTAGCGAAATTCCTCTCCGACCCGAAGCGGTCGATCGAGGCGACCCTGTCCGCCATGATGCGGACACCGCATCTCGGGAAAGCGGGGCCACACCCTGTCGTAGCGTCGGCGGCGCGGGAACTGCTGAACAAGTCGGATAACGAGCGCTCCGGCGTGCTATCCACCGCCATGTCGTTCCTCGGTCTCTACCGTGATCCCGTAGTGGCCTCCGTGACCAGTCGTTGCGAATGGCGGATCGGCGATCTGCTGGAGGGTGAACAGCCTGTCTCGCTGTATTTCGTCATCCCGCCGTCGGATATCAGCCGCACCAAGCCGCTGATCCGCCTGATCCTCAACCAGATCGGGCGGCGGCTGACGGAGGATCTATCCGGCCGGGAAGGGCGGCGTCGCCTGCTGCTGATGCTCGACGAGTTTCCGGCTCTTGGCCGCCTGGACTTCTTCGAGAGCGCGCTGGCCTTTATGGCGGGCTATGGGATCAAGGCGTTCCTGATCGCGCAATCCCTCAACCAGATCGACAAGGCATACGGCCAGAACAACAGCATCCTGGACAATTGTCACGTCAGGGTCAGTTTCGCCACGAACGATGAACGCACCGCGAAGCGGGTGTCCGATGGACTGGGCGTGGCGACCGAGATTCGGTCGCAGAAGAACTATGCCGGGCACCGGCTGTCGCCCTGGCTCGGGCATCTCATGGTCTCGCGTCAGGAGAGCGCGCGGCCCCTGATGACGGTGGGCGAAGTCATGCAGCTTCCGGCGCGGGATGAGGTCGTCATGGTGGCAGGCTGTCCGCCGATCCGAGCACGGAAGGCACGGTATTTCCGGGATCGCCGTTTTGTCGAGCGTATCCTGCCGCCGCCTGATCCGGTGCAACTGCCACGGCCGGTCCGGCCTGATGACTGGCGTGACCGTCCATCTCCTGTCACCCCGCCACCGGAGCAGACGGGGTCGCCGGCAGCACCGGATAAACCCGGCGATGCCGATAGTGATGAATCCCTCGGCACGGGACGGAAATGGTCGCGCGAGCATGACCCAGCGGATATCGGCAAGCACAGGAAGCCCACAGCGCCCGACCTCTTTGGCGAGGAACCACCACCGGATCCGGAAGCACGGGATCGCGCCGACCTGACGCGGATTGCCCGGCAGGCCGGGCTCGATCGTGGCAACGATCTCGGGCTGTGA
- a CDS encoding ribbon-helix-helix protein, CopG family produces MRTSPKKARLSVYLEPKLLDALTAHAARRDLSLSLVAEAAIASFLSPDADERREAAMSRRLDRLDRQVARMERDLGISLETLALFIRYWMTVSPPLPEPAAAAARAQGAERYEAFVAALGRRLSRGPFFRQEIPEDVPPTSEL; encoded by the coding sequence ATGAGGACATCCCCCAAGAAGGCACGACTGTCGGTCTATCTGGAACCGAAGCTGCTGGACGCCCTGACCGCTCATGCGGCGCGGCGCGATCTGTCCCTCTCCCTGGTGGCGGAAGCGGCCATCGCATCCTTCCTGTCCCCTGATGCTGATGAACGGCGGGAGGCGGCGATGAGCCGCAGGCTGGACCGTCTTGACCGGCAGGTCGCCCGCATGGAGCGGGATCTCGGGATCAGCCTTGAGACGCTGGCTCTGTTCATCCGCTATTGGATGACGGTCAGTCCACCCTTGCCGGAACCAGCGGCCGCTGCGGCACGGGCACAAGGGGCGGAACGGTATGAGGCGTTCGTGGCGGCCCTCGGTCGGCGACTCAGCCGGGGGCCGTTCTTCCGGCAGGAGATCCCGGAGGATGTGCCTCCCACATCGGAATTATGA
- the trbB gene encoding P-type conjugative transfer ATPase TrbB, which yields MAVTPIESAVRQRGISMLRTAMGAAIAGHLADPAVVEVMLNPDGRLWIDRLSEGLSDTGETVTPADAERIVRLVAHHVGAEVHEAAPRVSAELPTGERFEGLLPPVVTAPSFAIRKPAVAVFTLDDYVAARIMTDAQARFLRGAVAERKNILVAGGTSTGKTTLVNALLAEVAKTDDRVVLIEDTRELQCAARNLVSLRTRDGIVTLSELVRSALRLRPDRIPIGEVRGPEALDLLKAWGTGHPGGIGTLHAGTAIGALHRMEQLIQEIVVTVPRALIAETIDVIAVLSGRGNARRLSELVTVDGLDPTTGAYRIHSIDIDGDFQ from the coding sequence ATGGCGGTCACACCGATTGAAAGTGCCGTCCGACAGCGTGGGATTTCTATGCTGCGTACAGCGATGGGAGCAGCGATCGCGGGGCACCTTGCCGATCCTGCCGTGGTCGAGGTGATGCTCAATCCGGATGGGCGGCTGTGGATTGACCGGCTGTCCGAAGGGTTATCCGATACGGGTGAAACCGTCACCCCGGCAGATGCGGAGCGCATCGTGCGTCTGGTGGCCCACCATGTCGGGGCGGAAGTGCATGAAGCAGCACCCCGCGTGTCGGCCGAACTGCCAACCGGGGAACGGTTCGAGGGATTGCTGCCGCCCGTTGTGACAGCTCCCAGTTTCGCCATCCGCAAGCCCGCCGTCGCCGTGTTCACCCTCGACGATTATGTCGCAGCCCGGATCATGACCGATGCTCAGGCCCGTTTCCTGCGTGGGGCCGTCGCGGAGCGAAAGAACATTCTGGTTGCAGGCGGCACCTCGACCGGCAAGACCACGTTGGTCAATGCCCTGCTGGCCGAGGTCGCGAAAACCGACGACCGGGTCGTGCTGATCGAAGATACGCGCGAACTGCAATGTGCGGCACGCAATCTTGTCTCGCTCCGCACCCGCGACGGCATCGTGACCCTGTCCGAACTGGTCCGTTCGGCCCTGCGTCTGCGCCCCGACCGTATCCCGATCGGCGAGGTGCGCGGCCCCGAGGCGCTCGACCTGCTCAAGGCGTGGGGCACCGGCCATCCCGGCGGGATCGGCACGCTCCACGCTGGTACCGCCATCGGCGCCCTGCATCGTATGGAGCAGCTCATTCAGGAGATCGTCGTCACGGTGCCGCGCGCGCTGATCGCGGAAACCATCGACGTGATCGCTGTCCTGTCCGGACGCGGCAATGCCCGCCGGTTGTCCGAACTCGTCACCGTGGACGGGCTCGACCCCACCACAGGCGCCTATCGTATTCATTCAATTGATATCGATGGAGATTTCCAATGA
- a CDS encoding TrbC/VirB2 family protein, translating to MTPTLLRVRRHAPGLSAMLLLSIAWCSSALASGSDMPWEEPLNQILESVQGPVARIVSVIIITVTGLTLAFGETSGGFRRLIQIVFGLSIAFAASSFFLSFFSFSGGALI from the coding sequence ATGACCCCCACGCTGTTGCGCGTGCGTCGCCACGCGCCTGGCCTTTCCGCCATGCTGCTTCTGTCCATCGCATGGTGCTCCTCGGCTCTGGCGTCTGGGTCGGACATGCCATGGGAGGAACCGCTCAACCAGATCCTGGAATCCGTGCAGGGACCGGTGGCGCGTATCGTGTCGGTGATCATCATCACCGTGACCGGCCTGACCCTGGCGTTCGGGGAAACCTCGGGCGGGTTCCGTCGCCTGATCCAGATCGTTTTTGGCCTGTCCATCGCTTTTGCCGCGTCCAGCTTCTTCTTGTCGTTCTTCTCCTTCTCCGGTGGAGCACTAATCTGA
- a CDS encoding VirB3 family type IV secretion system protein — translation MAAGYDDDAVPGFHVPVHRSLTDPILLGGAPRTLAIANGTLGAAISLGLRLWLVGAVFWIVGHSLAVWCARRDPLFVEVGRRHLRYPAWLRA, via the coding sequence ATGGCCGCCGGATATGACGATGACGCGGTACCGGGTTTTCATGTCCCGGTGCATCGCTCGCTTACCGATCCGATCCTGCTGGGCGGGGCACCCCGGACACTCGCGATTGCCAACGGCACGCTGGGGGCGGCGATTTCGCTGGGCCTGCGGCTCTGGCTGGTCGGGGCCGTGTTCTGGATCGTCGGGCACAGCCTCGCGGTCTGGTGCGCTAGGCGCGATCCGCTGTTCGTGGAAGTCGGCCGGCGGCATCTTCGCTATCCCGCCTGGCTGCGGGCATAG